Proteins found in one Pseudomonas mosselii genomic segment:
- a CDS encoding response regulator transcription factor, translating into MHSVFIVDDHPVIRLAIRMLLENQGYKVVGESDNGVDAMQIIRETPPDLVILDISIPKLDGLEMLSRLQAMAIPLKVLVLTAQAPALFAVRCMHSGAAGYVCKQEDLSELLSAIKAVLSGYNYFPSQALNPPPTGSNQELELFRQVNDRELMVLQLFAQGRSNKEIAKGMFLSNKTVSTYKKRLMHKLRASTLVELIDVAKRNALV; encoded by the coding sequence ATGCACTCAGTCTTTATAGTTGATGACCATCCCGTCATACGCCTGGCAATACGGATGTTGCTGGAAAACCAGGGATACAAGGTAGTCGGTGAATCGGACAATGGCGTGGACGCCATGCAGATTATCCGTGAAACCCCGCCCGATCTGGTTATCCTCGACATCAGCATCCCCAAGCTGGACGGTCTGGAAATGCTTTCGCGCCTGCAGGCCATGGCCATTCCGCTGAAGGTTCTGGTACTGACCGCCCAAGCACCGGCCCTGTTCGCCGTGCGCTGCATGCATTCCGGCGCTGCCGGGTATGTGTGCAAACAGGAAGACCTCAGTGAATTGCTCAGCGCCATCAAGGCCGTACTGTCGGGATATAACTATTTTCCCAGCCAGGCGCTCAATCCACCTCCAACAGGTAGCAACCAGGAGCTGGAGCTGTTTCGCCAAGTCAACGACCGGGAACTCATGGTCTTGCAACTATTTGCTCAGGGACGCAGCAACAAGGAGATCGCCAAGGGCATGTTCCTCAGCAACAAGACTGTCAGCACCTACAAGAAACGCCTGATGCACAAGTTGCGCGCCAGCACATTGGTGGAGTTGATCGACGTCGCCAAGCGCAACGCGCTGGTCTGA
- a CDS encoding DUF883 family protein: MASKSAKTAQEILMADFQALVRDTEKLLADTANLAGDQADELREQIHERLVQARETLQLTQDSVRARGQAALGNAEQYVQENPWQAIGIAAGVGLLIGLLAKR, translated from the coding sequence ATGGCCAGCAAATCGGCAAAGACTGCACAGGAAATATTGATGGCTGACTTCCAGGCCTTGGTCCGCGACACCGAGAAGCTGCTCGCCGACACCGCCAACCTGGCCGGCGACCAGGCTGACGAACTGCGCGAGCAGATCCACGAACGCCTGGTGCAGGCCCGCGAGACCCTGCAACTGACCCAGGATTCGGTGCGTGCCCGCGGCCAAGCGGCTCTTGGCAACGCCGAACAGTACGTACAGGAGAACCCGTGGCAGGCCATTGGCATCGCCGCCGGCGTCGGCCTGCTGATCGGCCTGCTGGCCAAGCGCTGA
- the dacB gene encoding D-alanyl-D-alanine carboxypeptidase/D-alanyl-D-alanine endopeptidase has protein sequence MIKTLRPLLLAGLFLPLSLSVQAATVNTSLPPKVQQALKTNKLQDSALSLVMLPLDGPGTATVFNADVSVNPASTMKLVTTYAALELLGPTFQWKTEFYTDGTLSNGVLNGNLYLKGGGDPKLNMEKLWLLMRDLRANGVRTVTGDLVLDRSHFVQPNLPQFDDDGGDENKPFLVKPDSLLVNLKALRFVARNDGGKVNVSVEPPIASIRIDNQVKAVAGKQCTGDVRYNPVVQPDGVSVTISGQLADGCNSQTYLSLLDHPTYAAGAVRAIWNELGGSIQGRDRIENVPKSARLLARAFSPDLVEVIRDINKYSNNTMAQQLFLSLGAQFRTDADGDDARAAQRVVRQWMAKKGITSPHLVMENGSGLSRAERVSTREMAALLQAAWKSPYAAEFISSMPLVGMDGTMRKRLKRTAVTGEGHIKTGTLNTVRAIAGFSRDSNGHTWAVAAILNDPKPWGASQVLDQVLLDLYRQPKAGNGTVGVMP, from the coding sequence ATGATCAAGACGCTCCGCCCACTGCTGCTCGCCGGCCTGTTCCTGCCCCTTTCGCTGTCCGTGCAGGCCGCCACCGTCAACACCAGCCTGCCACCCAAGGTGCAGCAGGCGCTCAAGACCAACAAGCTACAGGACTCTGCCCTGTCCCTGGTCATGCTGCCACTGGATGGCCCGGGCACGGCAACCGTGTTCAACGCCGACGTGTCGGTCAACCCGGCCTCGACCATGAAACTGGTCACCACCTACGCCGCGCTGGAACTGCTGGGGCCGACCTTCCAATGGAAGACCGAGTTCTATACAGACGGTACCCTGAGCAATGGCGTGCTCAACGGCAACCTGTACCTCAAGGGTGGCGGCGACCCCAAGCTGAACATGGAGAAGCTCTGGCTGCTGATGCGCGATCTGCGCGCCAACGGTGTGCGCACCGTGACCGGCGACCTGGTCCTTGACCGTAGCCACTTCGTGCAGCCCAACCTGCCGCAGTTCGATGACGACGGCGGCGACGAGAACAAGCCGTTCCTGGTCAAGCCGGACTCTTTGCTGGTCAACCTCAAAGCCCTGCGCTTCGTCGCCCGCAACGACGGTGGCAAGGTCAATGTCTCGGTCGAGCCGCCGATCGCCAGCATCCGCATCGACAACCAGGTCAAGGCCGTGGCCGGCAAGCAGTGCACCGGCGATGTGCGCTACAACCCGGTAGTCCAGCCGGACGGTGTCAGCGTGACGATCAGTGGCCAGCTCGCCGATGGCTGCAACTCGCAGACCTATCTGTCACTGCTGGACCACCCGACCTACGCGGCCGGCGCCGTGCGGGCGATCTGGAACGAGCTGGGCGGCAGCATCCAGGGCCGTGACCGCATCGAGAACGTGCCCAAGAGCGCTCGCCTGTTGGCCCGCGCTTTCTCGCCGGACTTGGTCGAAGTCATCCGCGATATCAACAAGTACAGCAACAACACCATGGCCCAGCAGCTTTTCCTGAGCCTTGGCGCGCAATTCCGCACCGACGCTGACGGCGACGACGCCCGTGCCGCCCAGCGTGTGGTGCGACAGTGGATGGCCAAGAAAGGCATCACTTCGCCGCACCTGGTGATGGAGAACGGCTCGGGCCTGTCCCGTGCCGAGCGGGTCAGCACCCGAGAGATGGCGGCACTGTTGCAAGCGGCCTGGAAGAGTCCTTACGCGGCGGAGTTCATCAGCTCGATGCCGCTGGTAGGGATGGACGGCACCATGCGCAAGCGGCTCAAGCGCACGGCCGTGACCGGTGAAGGGCACATCAAGACCGGGACCCTGAATACCGTGCGGGCGATTGCCGGGTTCAGCCGGGACAGTAACGGGCACACCTGGGCGGTGGCGGCCATTCTCAATGATCCCAAGCCTTGGGGGGCTTCCCAGGTGCTGGACCAGGTGTTGCTGGATCTTTACCGGCAGCCGAAGGCGGGGAATGGGACTGTTGGGGTGATGCCTTGA
- a CDS encoding phage holin family protein yields the protein MDNDAIGTGASGRRLGAAILGLLHSHIELFGIELQEQKARTLSLLLFAGLALVFALLLLTALSGLLLVLLWDSYRLAGIIGLCVFYGVAALYCGLRLKAAVFDESSPFNATLQELAKDRERLLP from the coding sequence ATGGATAACGACGCCATCGGCACGGGCGCCTCCGGTCGGCGCCTGGGCGCGGCCATATTGGGTCTGCTGCACAGCCATATCGAGCTGTTCGGCATCGAGTTGCAGGAGCAAAAGGCCCGCACCCTCAGCCTGCTGTTGTTCGCGGGCCTGGCCTTGGTGTTCGCCCTGCTGCTGCTGACCGCGCTGTCGGGCCTGCTGCTGGTGCTGCTGTGGGACAGCTATCGCCTGGCCGGGATCATCGGCCTGTGCGTGTTCTACGGGGTCGCCGCGCTATACTGCGGCCTGCGTCTTAAGGCCGCGGTGTTCGATGAGTCCTCGCCGTTCAACGCCACCCTCCAGGAGTTGGCCAAAGATCGGGAGCGCCTGCTGCCATGA
- a CDS encoding ATP-binding protein: MWRCIVTSLLCLGLGTPLQGAGVTVDTGRTYTLLSRSAPASVQPSLTPAQREWLAERQELVLGTSAPDYPPFDIATGGREYQGLTADYAGLVGSALGLPVRVQRFPSRPAAVAALKSGHIDLLGSANGYEAVTQGLALSLPYAIDQPVLVTREDETRALDTGLAGMRLSMLYHYLPPGEIRANYPKAELLTFESSTQALNAVAFEQADVFIGDTISTHYLISQGHLPHLRMANFGKHEAVGFSFAMREDARILQSLVDAALDAQPNATRNDIFKRWSASSGSLLTDRKLQLSVREEKWLSEHPIMRVVVNDTAAPLTFFDNNDRLRGIVADLLELIRLRTGLRFEIRRASGDGDMIDQLESGRADIIASLSTDARRVNPLQVSRPYLESAYVLVSHTGNDQPSSLKQLKGKRVAVPRDSTVATLLTTRHPGIHQVATESTYYSMVLLGSGAVDAAIATLIDANHMLATSNDLVIRSTVGTEPAAFSMATAADASELGAILDKALLSISPEELGVINSRWRDHGLQDDAYWRNYRRVILQVVGVIAVLLVLALVWNARLRRQIKQRQRAERALNDQLEFMGALLNGTPHPMYVRDREGRLQSCNDSYLQAVGADLEQVLGKRLEDAPYSDCDYTLQVQDDYQRVMAQGKPLILDRPLRLKDRDLTIYHWILPYRDSLGEMQGIIGGWIDISERRNLVQDLRLAKQQADDANRAKSTFLATISHEIRTPMNALIGMLELALRHADQGKLDRPALEVAHHSASDLLGLIGDILDIARIESGQMSLAPEPVDLAALIESVGRVFDGLARHKGLVLDIVIASEARCHAMLDPLRFKQVLSNLVSNAIKFTEQGQVRITARVRNDCEQDLPTLDLEVRDSGIGIHEQDLPRLFSPFVQANPHSVGARAGTGLGLVISRDLCAMMGGELTLQSLQGVGTRVRLVMPLQCVESVAVLPRLATDILQPEQQLNILVVDDHPANLLLMAQQLNYLGLSQESAEEGCEGLRKWREGCFDVLIVDCNMPQMNGYQLARAVRMEERLQDRPRCTILGYTANAQPEVRQQCLDAGMDDCLLKPIGLQVLGQRLKGIARIPRQDHGKSAPPPRFDLEGLSVIVGDNLADRDRILDTLLLSLRQDLKILMAIDPQREGAELSLQAHKILSAGRMLDAQALIEACEALEETNLSQAELKRRRQVLARHMRRVEKALARQRERLAEAK; the protein is encoded by the coding sequence ATGTGGAGGTGTATCGTTACATCGCTGCTCTGCCTCGGGCTGGGTACGCCACTGCAAGGCGCCGGCGTGACCGTCGACACGGGCCGGACCTATACCCTGCTCAGCCGCTCGGCGCCTGCTTCCGTCCAGCCGTCCCTGACACCCGCCCAGCGCGAATGGCTCGCAGAGCGCCAGGAACTGGTACTGGGTACCTCGGCTCCCGACTACCCACCATTCGACATTGCAACCGGTGGGCGCGAGTACCAAGGACTGACCGCCGACTACGCCGGCCTGGTCGGCAGCGCCTTGGGCCTGCCGGTCCGGGTGCAGCGTTTTCCCAGCCGGCCGGCCGCGGTCGCCGCACTGAAAAGCGGCCATATCGACCTGCTGGGTAGCGCCAACGGCTATGAGGCGGTGACCCAGGGTCTTGCATTGTCGCTCCCCTACGCCATTGACCAACCGGTGCTGGTAACCCGCGAGGATGAAACCCGGGCGCTGGACACCGGTCTCGCAGGCATGCGCCTGAGCATGCTGTATCACTACCTGCCGCCCGGGGAGATCCGCGCCAACTATCCAAAGGCCGAGTTACTTACCTTCGAGTCGTCCACACAGGCACTGAATGCCGTGGCCTTCGAGCAGGCCGACGTGTTCATCGGTGACACCATCTCTACTCATTACCTGATCAGTCAGGGCCACCTGCCGCACCTGCGCATGGCCAACTTCGGTAAGCACGAAGCCGTGGGCTTCAGTTTTGCCATGCGCGAGGACGCGCGCATCCTTCAGTCCCTGGTGGACGCCGCGCTCGACGCCCAGCCCAACGCCACCCGCAACGACATCTTCAAGCGCTGGAGTGCCAGCAGCGGCAGCCTGCTGACTGACCGCAAGCTACAGCTATCGGTACGCGAGGAAAAGTGGCTGAGCGAGCACCCGATCATGCGGGTGGTGGTCAACGATACTGCAGCCCCCCTGACATTCTTCGACAACAATGACCGCCTGCGAGGCATTGTCGCCGACCTGCTCGAACTGATCCGCCTGCGTACCGGCCTGCGCTTCGAGATTCGTCGCGCGAGTGGCGATGGCGACATGATCGACCAGCTTGAGTCTGGTCGTGCCGACATCATCGCCAGCCTCTCCACCGATGCCCGTCGGGTCAATCCACTGCAGGTCAGCCGCCCCTACCTGGAAAGCGCCTATGTGCTGGTCAGCCACACCGGCAACGACCAACCCAGCAGCCTGAAGCAACTCAAGGGCAAGCGTGTCGCCGTGCCTCGCGACAGCACGGTGGCCACCCTGCTGACGACACGCCACCCAGGCATCCACCAGGTCGCCACCGAAAGCACCTACTACTCCATGGTGCTGCTCGGCAGCGGCGCGGTGGATGCGGCGATCGCCACCCTGATCGATGCCAACCACATGCTCGCTACCAGCAACGATCTGGTCATCCGCAGCACCGTGGGCACGGAGCCAGCGGCGTTCTCCATGGCGACCGCCGCTGACGCCAGCGAACTGGGTGCAATACTCGACAAAGCATTGCTGAGCATTTCGCCGGAGGAACTGGGCGTGATCAACAGTCGCTGGCGGGACCACGGCCTGCAGGACGACGCCTACTGGCGCAACTACCGTCGGGTAATCCTGCAGGTGGTGGGGGTGATTGCCGTCCTGTTGGTGCTCGCACTGGTATGGAATGCCCGGCTGCGCCGCCAGATCAAACAGCGCCAGCGGGCCGAGCGGGCGCTGAACGACCAGTTGGAGTTCATGGGCGCGTTGCTCAACGGCACGCCTCATCCGATGTATGTACGCGATCGTGAAGGACGCCTGCAAAGCTGCAACGACAGCTACCTGCAGGCGGTCGGCGCCGACCTCGAGCAGGTTCTGGGCAAACGCCTGGAGGATGCGCCCTACAGCGACTGCGACTACACACTCCAAGTCCAGGACGACTACCAGCGGGTAATGGCGCAGGGTAAGCCGTTGATTCTCGACCGCCCGCTGCGCCTGAAGGACCGCGACCTGACGATCTATCACTGGATCCTGCCCTACCGCGATTCGCTGGGCGAAATGCAAGGCATCATCGGTGGCTGGATCGACATCAGCGAACGCCGCAACCTGGTCCAGGACCTGCGCCTGGCCAAGCAGCAGGCCGATGATGCCAACCGAGCCAAGAGCACTTTCCTGGCCACCATCAGCCATGAGATCCGTACTCCGATGAACGCACTCATCGGCATGCTTGAGCTGGCCCTTAGACATGCCGATCAGGGCAAGCTGGACCGCCCGGCGCTGGAGGTCGCCCATCATTCGGCCAGTGACCTGCTGGGGCTGATCGGCGACATCCTGGACATCGCCCGTATCGAGTCAGGACAAATGTCCCTGGCCCCCGAACCTGTAGACCTCGCGGCCCTGATCGAGTCGGTAGGACGTGTGTTCGATGGCCTGGCCCGACACAAGGGCCTGGTACTGGACATCGTGATCGCCAGCGAGGCACGCTGCCATGCGATGCTTGACCCGCTGCGTTTCAAGCAGGTGCTGTCGAACCTGGTGAGCAATGCGATCAAGTTCACCGAACAAGGACAGGTGCGCATCACCGCCAGGGTGCGCAACGACTGCGAGCAAGACTTGCCGACGCTCGACCTCGAAGTCCGTGACAGCGGTATCGGGATCCACGAGCAAGACCTGCCGCGCCTGTTCTCTCCCTTCGTGCAAGCCAACCCCCATAGCGTCGGTGCCCGAGCCGGCACCGGGCTCGGGCTGGTCATCAGCCGCGATCTGTGCGCGATGATGGGCGGCGAGCTCACCCTGCAGAGCCTGCAGGGTGTCGGTACCCGCGTGCGCTTGGTGATGCCCTTGCAATGTGTCGAATCAGTAGCGGTCCTGCCGCGACTCGCCACGGACATCCTGCAACCCGAGCAGCAGTTGAACATCCTGGTGGTAGACGACCACCCGGCCAACCTGCTGTTGATGGCCCAGCAACTGAACTACCTGGGGTTGAGCCAGGAAAGTGCCGAAGAGGGATGCGAAGGGTTGCGCAAATGGCGCGAGGGCTGCTTCGATGTACTCATCGTCGATTGCAACATGCCGCAGATGAATGGCTACCAGCTGGCCAGAGCTGTGCGCATGGAAGAGCGCCTGCAGGATCGGCCACGCTGTACCATCCTGGGCTACACCGCCAATGCCCAGCCCGAGGTGCGTCAGCAGTGTCTCGACGCCGGCATGGACGACTGCCTGCTCAAACCCATCGGCCTGCAAGTGCTGGGGCAACGCCTGAAGGGCATTGCACGGATCCCCCGACAGGACCACGGCAAGTCTGCCCCGCCCCCACGCTTCGACCTTGAAGGCCTGTCCGTGATCGTCGGCGACAACCTCGCCGATCGCGACCGCATTCTCGACACTTTGCTTCTGAGCCTGCGCCAGGACCTGAAAATTCTGATGGCCATAGATCCGCAACGTGAAGGTGCCGAGCTGTCGCTACAGGCACACAAGATCCTCAGCGCGGGGCGAATGCTGGATGCGCAGGCATTGATCGAAGCGTGTGAAGCGCTGGAGGAGACGAACTTGTCACAGGCAGAACTGAAAAGGCGTCGCCAGGTGCTGGCGCGGCACATGCGCCGCGTGGAGAAGGCCCTGGCCAGGCAGCGGGAGCGCCTGGCCGAAGCCAAATAA
- a CDS encoding glutaredoxin family protein, with protein sequence MLPETQLFGTVGCHLCEVAEAVLMPLVEHGLLVELVDIADSEALFERYGLSIPVLRRCDTGAELGWPFDAEQVVAFLG encoded by the coding sequence ATGCTCCCTGAAACCCAGTTGTTCGGCACCGTGGGGTGCCACCTGTGCGAAGTGGCCGAGGCCGTGCTGATGCCTCTCGTCGAGCACGGTCTGCTGGTCGAGCTGGTCGATATCGCCGACAGCGAGGCACTGTTCGAACGCTACGGGCTGAGCATCCCGGTGCTACGCCGTTGCGACACCGGTGCCGAGCTGGGCTGGCCGTTCGATGCCGAGCAGGTGGTGGCCTTCCTCGGCTGA
- a CDS encoding YggL family protein: MATNRSRRLRKKLCVDEFQELGFELNLDFKEDLSDEAIDAFLDAFLAEAMDANGLDYVGGDDFGLVCKATRGSVSEEQRAAVEAWLKGRSELTKIEVSPLLDAWYPEKPVNPAS, translated from the coding sequence ATGGCTACCAACCGTTCCCGTCGCCTGCGCAAGAAACTGTGCGTGGACGAATTCCAGGAGCTGGGTTTCGAACTGAACCTGGACTTCAAGGAAGACCTGTCCGATGAAGCCATTGATGCCTTCCTCGACGCTTTCCTGGCTGAAGCCATGGATGCCAACGGCCTGGACTACGTCGGCGGTGACGACTTCGGCCTGGTCTGCAAGGCTACCCGCGGTTCGGTCAGCGAAGAACAGCGCGCCGCTGTCGAAGCCTGGCTGAAAGGCCGCAGCGAACTGACCAAGATCGAAGTCAGCCCGCTGCTGGACGCCTGGTACCCGGAAAAACCGGTCAATCCGGCTTCCTGA
- a CDS encoding deoxyguanosinetriphosphate triphosphohydrolase, with translation MDWHTLLTRERLGKALYSPEELGRSPFHKDHDRITFSGAFRRLGRKTQVHPVSSNDHIHTRLTHSLEVSCVGRSLGMRVGETLREQLPAWCEPSDLGMIVQSACLAHDIGNPPFGHSGEDAIRHWFQQAAGRGWLDDMSDDQRADFLNFEGNAQGFRVLTQLEYHQFDGGMRLTYATLGAYLKYPWAARHADALGYKKHKFGCYQSELGLLEQIAGKLGLPQLEHQRWARHPLVYLMEAADDICYALIDLEDGLEMDLLQYAEVEALLLDLVGDDLPETYRLLGPGESRRRKLAILRGKAIEHLTNAAAQAFVEQQQALLVGRLTGDLVEHMHGPAQRCVLQAKDMARKKIFQDKRKTLHEIGAYTTLEILLNTFCGAALEQHGGRVPSFKSRRVLDLIGNNAPDPHGSLHSAFLRMIDFIAGMTDSYASEMALEMTGRSSPK, from the coding sequence TTGGACTGGCACACCCTGCTAACCCGCGAACGACTGGGCAAAGCTCTTTACAGCCCCGAGGAGCTTGGCCGCAGCCCGTTCCACAAAGATCACGACCGCATCACCTTCTCTGGCGCGTTCCGTCGCCTGGGGCGCAAGACCCAGGTGCACCCGGTATCCAGCAACGATCACATCCACACACGCCTGACCCACTCCCTGGAGGTCAGCTGCGTCGGTCGCTCGCTAGGCATGCGCGTCGGCGAGACCCTGCGCGAGCAACTGCCGGCCTGGTGCGAGCCGAGCGATCTGGGAATGATCGTGCAGTCGGCCTGCCTGGCCCATGACATCGGCAACCCGCCGTTCGGCCACTCCGGCGAGGACGCCATCCGTCACTGGTTCCAGCAGGCGGCCGGGCGTGGCTGGCTGGACGACATGAGTGACGACCAGCGCGCCGACTTTCTCAACTTCGAAGGCAACGCCCAGGGCTTTCGCGTGCTCACCCAGCTCGAATACCACCAGTTTGACGGTGGCATGCGCCTTACCTACGCCACCCTTGGCGCCTACCTCAAGTACCCATGGGCGGCACGTCACGCGGATGCCTTGGGCTATAAGAAGCACAAGTTCGGCTGTTACCAGAGCGAACTGGGGCTGCTCGAGCAGATCGCCGGCAAGCTCGGCCTGCCGCAGCTAGAGCACCAACGCTGGGCCCGTCACCCGCTGGTGTATCTGATGGAGGCCGCGGACGACATCTGCTACGCCCTGATCGACCTCGAGGACGGGCTGGAGATGGACTTGCTGCAGTACGCAGAGGTCGAGGCTCTGCTGCTGGACCTGGTGGGCGACGATCTACCGGAAACCTATCGCCTGCTGGGGCCCGGTGAATCGCGCAGGCGAAAGTTGGCGATCCTGCGCGGCAAAGCCATCGAGCACCTGACCAACGCCGCCGCCCAGGCCTTCGTCGAACAGCAGCAGGCCCTGCTCGTTGGCCGGCTGACGGGCGACCTGGTCGAGCACATGCACGGGCCGGCGCAACGCTGCGTGCTGCAGGCCAAGGACATGGCACGCAAGAAAATATTCCAGGACAAACGCAAGACCCTTCACGAGATCGGAGCGTACACGACCCTGGAGATCCTGCTCAACACCTTCTGTGGCGCGGCGCTGGAACAGCATGGCGGCCGCGTTCCGTCATTCAAGAGCCGGCGGGTTCTGGACCTGATCGGCAACAACGCTCCCGACCCTCACGGTTCGCTGCACAGCGCCTTCCTGCGCATGATCGACTTCATCGCCGGGATGACCGACAGCTACGCCAGCGAAATGGCGCTGGAAATGACCGGGCGCTCAAGTCCGAAGTAA
- a CDS encoding ammonium transporter, which yields MENMHSAMDSLVHGSNTLFILMGAILVLAMHAGFAFLEVGTVRHKNQVNALSKIISDFAISALVYFFIGYWVAYGVSFLQPAATLANDHGYALVKCFFLLTFAAAIPAIISGGIAERARFAPQLCATALIVAFIYPLFEGVVWNGNFGLQAWLQARFGAPFHDFAGSVVVHAMGGWLALAAVLLLGARRGRYRDGRLVAFAPSSIPFLALGSWILIIGWFGFNVMSAQTLQGVSGLVAINSLMAMVGGTLSALLAGRNDPGFLHNGPLAGLVAVCAGSDLMHPVGALVTGLVAGGLFVWCFTAAQNRWKIDDVLGVWPLHGLCGVWGGIACGVFGQAALGGLGGVSLVSQLLGSLAGVLVALAGGFAVYGLIKALHGLRLSHEEEFQGADLAVHRIGATSQD from the coding sequence ATGGAAAACATGCACAGCGCGATGGACTCACTGGTCCATGGCTCCAACACCTTGTTCATCCTCATGGGCGCGATCCTGGTCCTGGCCATGCACGCGGGGTTCGCCTTTCTCGAGGTTGGCACGGTGCGGCACAAGAACCAGGTCAACGCCTTGTCGAAGATCATCAGCGACTTCGCCATCTCGGCTCTGGTGTATTTCTTCATCGGTTACTGGGTCGCATACGGCGTGAGTTTCCTGCAGCCGGCGGCGACCCTGGCCAACGATCACGGCTATGCCCTGGTCAAGTGCTTCTTCCTGCTGACCTTTGCCGCAGCCATTCCGGCGATCATCTCCGGCGGTATCGCCGAGCGCGCCCGCTTCGCGCCGCAACTATGCGCGACGGCATTGATCGTGGCGTTCATTTACCCGTTGTTCGAAGGCGTGGTGTGGAATGGCAACTTCGGCTTGCAAGCCTGGTTGCAGGCGCGTTTCGGTGCGCCGTTCCATGATTTCGCCGGTTCCGTGGTGGTGCACGCCATGGGTGGCTGGTTGGCGCTGGCGGCGGTGCTGCTGCTCGGTGCGCGGCGGGGCCGCTACCGCGACGGGCGCCTGGTGGCGTTCGCGCCGTCGAGTATTCCATTTCTGGCGCTGGGTTCGTGGATCTTGATCATCGGCTGGTTCGGCTTCAACGTCATGAGTGCGCAGACCCTGCAGGGGGTGAGTGGGTTGGTGGCAATCAACTCGCTGATGGCGATGGTTGGCGGCACGTTGTCGGCCTTGTTGGCCGGGCGCAACGATCCGGGCTTCCTGCACAACGGCCCGTTGGCAGGCCTGGTGGCGGTGTGCGCGGGGTCCGACCTGATGCACCCGGTGGGCGCGCTGGTCACCGGGCTGGTGGCCGGTGGACTGTTCGTCTGGTGCTTCACCGCCGCGCAGAATCGCTGGAAGATCGACGACGTGCTGGGGGTGTGGCCATTGCATGGCCTGTGCGGCGTGTGGGGTGGCATCGCCTGCGGTGTGTTCGGCCAGGCAGCCCTGGGTGGGTTGGGCGGCGTCAGCCTGGTCAGCCAGCTGCTGGGAAGCCTGGCGGGCGTGCTGGTGGCGCTGGCCGGGGGTTTTGCCGTGTATGGCCTGATCAAGGCGCTGCATGGCCTGCGCCTGAGTCACGAAGAGGAGTTCCAGGGGGCGGACCTGGCCGTGCACAGGATCGGCGCCACTAGTCAGGATTGA